AATATCAAAAACTTGAGTAGATTTATCATCACCCATAACTAATACTTGTTACGTGTTGGATTATACTACATGTGTGTCTACTGTGTTATTTAAGCTTTTTCAAGGCAGAAGTTGACAATGGTGTTGTGTCCATGTCACCACGTTTTTAACCCCTTTCATTGTGTTAAACAATCTCATTGTATCATCCATTTGTGAGCTTTTAGTATAAGAAACCATAAGTGCAGTTCTAACATTAGGATCTGATTCCATACCGTTTTTTAAAACATAACAATGTACTTGTTTCGTGAAACTTATCTCTTTGATGTTTGCACACACTCTTAATATCGTTACAAACACTGATTGTGTTAGTTTGACCCCTGCAAGTCTCATCTTATGGAACAAATCAAGCGCAACTAAATCACGCCCGTTTGCTACGAGACCCGATATCATTCCGTTCCAAGAAACCGAATCTCTAACTTCCATACGATCAAACACTTTATTAGCGCATTGAACCATACGTGATTTTGAATACATACTAATTAAAGAATTACACACATATGTTGTCAGCTCAAAGCCTAATTTTACAACCATTGTATGTACTTGCATTCCTTTTATAACTGCACCGGTATCAGCTAACACACCAAGAACTGTCGCAAATGTAAATGGATTAGGCTTGATTCCTTCAACTTGCATTTGTAAAAAAAGCTCAATGGCCCGATCATGCAGCCCAGATAACGAATACCCAGTCAGCATTGAAGTCCAAGATACTACATTTCTCTcaggcatttcatcgaacaccttctCAGCTAACGGAACACCTTCCGTTTTCGTGTACATATCGATAAGAGATGTGCCTACGCTAACATCTTGAACGAACCCGTGTTTAATACAGTCACAATGTATTTGCTTGCCTATTAATTGATCACACAAGATTCCGCATATCTTTAAAACACAAGAGAAGCTTGCACCGTTAACCGCTAATCCCGAACGACGGAtttcaagaaaatgtttgagtgcTTGAGCGTTGTCATTGGTTCGAGCAAACTCGAAAAGAAGGTGGTTATGGTTAGAACTGGAAACGTGTCTTTGAGTCATTTCGTCGAACGGGTTGTGTGCATTGTGAAAAACACCGGGTTTAAACGAATTGGACTGGGATTCGAGTTCGAGTGTAGAAGCAATGGTTTGTGATGAACGACATTGATTATAATAACATGTTCGAATCTTTTTAAAATAATGCAGCTTTTGTAAATTCATGATACTGATGGAATCATGAAATGGAGGGAGTGTCGAAGTTGGTTTGAAGATTTAATGTCAAGAGAGCCACCTGCTATTTTTCTTTCTAATCACAAACCCTAATTTAGCCACATGATATTTTTCTTTCTGATGACAAACCCTAATTATTTTTAGTAGGATGAATGAATGGAGATGATGTTCTAAGAAATAAAAGGATGAAATGACAAATATAACCATCATGTGAAGGCGCACATGGAGGTAGTTAACGAAATTCAACTAATGTATGTTAATCTTATGGATTAACCACACAACATCTGCAAATTTCAGGGTATGCATGTCCAAAGAACTTCAAACATATACATACAATTTTGGACAAACTTTACGAACCAACTGCATAACTTTATACTTTCACTGTTCCGGATTAAGGGTTTGACTAACGAGTGTTCTAAGACACACGATAAGGATgatttaaaatactt
The window above is part of the Rutidosis leptorrhynchoides isolate AG116_Rl617_1_P2 chromosome 1, CSIRO_AGI_Rlap_v1, whole genome shotgun sequence genome. Proteins encoded here:
- the LOC139890773 gene encoding pentatricopeptide repeat-containing protein At2g27610-like, whose amino-acid sequence is MTQRHVSSSNHNHLLFEFARTNDNAQALKHFLEIRRSGLAVNGASFSCVLKICGILCDQLIGKQIHCDCIKHGFVQDVSVGTSLIDMYTKTEGVPLAEKVFDEMPERNVVSWTSMLTGYSLSGLHDRAIELFLQMQVEGIKPNPFTFATVLGVLADTGAVIKGMQVHTMVVKLGFELTTYVCNSLISMYSKSRMVQCANKVFDRMEVRDSVSWNGMISGLVANGRDLVALDLFHKMRLAGVKLTQSVFVTILRVCANIKEISFTKQVHCYVLKNGMESDPNVRTALMVSYTKSSQMDDTMRLFNTMKGVKNVVTWTQHHCQLLP